The segment CGAGTCCGTGCGCGACCTGCTGTACCGGGCGACGAAGTGGCTCGACGAGGTCGGTACCGGCCCGGTCCGGACGGTCGCGGTGACCCACGCGTCGATCGTGAAGGCCGTGTTGGTGGTGGCGCTGAACGCCCCGCCGTCGGCGTTCTGGCGCCTCGACGTCGCTCCGCTGACCCGGACCGACCTGTCCGGCCGGCCCGGGGCCTGGACGGTCCGGCGCACGGCCGAGCGGCTCCGGTCAGACGCCGAGTAGCGCCCGGACAGAACCGATCCAGCGGTTACCCGGGCCACACTTCCGCGGGGGTCGAGCGCATCCGGCCCTACCATCCGGACATGACGGTGCCGTCCGAGAAACTGTCCCTGGCCGCCGGCTTCGAGCCGGCCGATCGGGCCCGCTGGCGGGAGCTCGCACTCGCTGTGCTGCAGAAATCCCGTCGCGCCACCGACGAGACCCCGGCCGAGGCGGTCGACGACCTGCTCAGCACGGTGACCTACGACGGGATCCGGATCTCGCCGCTCTACACCGCGGGCGGGAGCCCGGAACCCGGCGCGCCGGGCTTCCCGCCGTTCGTCCGCGGCAACCGTCTGCGTGACACGACCGCCGAGGGTGGCGAGCGCCCCGGCGGGTGGGACGTCCGTCAGCGGCACGCCGACCCCGACGTCACGGCGACGAAGGCGGCGATCGCCGCCGACCTGGAGAACGGGGTCACGTCCCTCTGGCTGGTCCTCGGCGACGCCGGCCTCCCGGTCGCCGCGCTGCCCGAGGTGCTCACCGACGTCTACCTGGACCTGGCCCCGATCTCGATCGACGCCGGCCCCCGGACGCGGGAGGCCGCCGAGGCGTTCTTCGGCCTGGCCGCCTCCGCGCCCGACGGCGGCGCCGTCGGCAGCAACCTGGGTGCCGATCCGATCGGCCTGAGCGCCCGCACCGGAGTCCCGGCCGACCTGACCGTGCTCACCGACCTCGCCCGGCGCACCTCCGGCACCGGAATCCGGGCCGGGCTCGTCGACGCGACGGTCTACCACGAGACCGGCGGCTCGGACGCCCAGGAGCTCGGCCTCTCGATCGCCACCGGCGTCGCCTACCTCCGCGCGCTCACCGACGCCGGCCTCCCGGTTGGGGCCGCGCTGGACGAGCTCGAGTTCCGCTACGCGGCCACCGCCGACCAGTTCCTCACGATCGCCAAGTTCCGGGCCGCTCGCCGCCTCTGGGCCCGGGTGGCCGAGGTCAGCGGGGCCCCGGACTCGCCGCAGCACCAGCACGCGGTCACCAGCAGCGCGATGATGACCGGCCGCGACCCCTGGGTGAACCTGCTCCGCACCACGCTGGCCTGCTTCGGCGCGGGCATCGGCGGCGCCGACGCGGTCACCGTCGCCCCGTTCGACGCGGTCCTCGGCCTCCCCGACGCGTTCTCCCGCCGGATCGCCCGCAACACCCAGTCACTGCTGCTCGAGGAGTCCTCGCTCGGCCGCGTCCTCGACCCGGCCGGCGGCTCCTGGTACGTCGAGAGCCTCACCGACGAGCTGGCCCACGCGGCCTGGGAGGTCTTCACCGGCGTCGAGCGGGCCGGCGGCATCGCCGCGGCCCTGGCCTCCGGCCAGGTCGAACGCGACCTCGCGACGGTCTGGGAGCAGCGGAAGGCCAACCTGGCGCACCGCCGGGACCCGCTCACCGGCGTCAGCGAGTTCCCGAACCTCACCGAGAAACTGCCGATCCGGACGCCGTCCCCGGCGCCGCGCAGCGGCGGGCTCCCCCGCGTCCGCTACGCCCAGGACTTCGAGGCCCTGCGGGACGCCGCCGACGCCGCCCCGCAACGCCCGGCCGTCTTCCTGGCCACGCTCGGTCCGTTGGCCGCGTACACCGCCCGGGCGACGTTCGCTGCGAACCTGTTCCAGGCCGGCGGCATCGAGACGATCCCGGCCGGCCCTGACCTGGGCCCGGCTGAACTGGCCGGAGCGTTCCGGGCCAGCGGCGCCACGGTCGCGGTGCTCTGCTCGACCGACAAGATCTACGCCACCGACGGCGAGACCG is part of the Cryptosporangium phraense genome and harbors:
- a CDS encoding methylmalonyl-CoA mutase subunit beta, coding for MTVPSEKLSLAAGFEPADRARWRELALAVLQKSRRATDETPAEAVDDLLSTVTYDGIRISPLYTAGGSPEPGAPGFPPFVRGNRLRDTTAEGGERPGGWDVRQRHADPDVTATKAAIAADLENGVTSLWLVLGDAGLPVAALPEVLTDVYLDLAPISIDAGPRTREAAEAFFGLAASAPDGGAVGSNLGADPIGLSARTGVPADLTVLTDLARRTSGTGIRAGLVDATVYHETGGSDAQELGLSIATGVAYLRALTDAGLPVGAALDELEFRYAATADQFLTIAKFRAARRLWARVAEVSGAPDSPQHQHAVTSSAMMTGRDPWVNLLRTTLACFGAGIGGADAVTVAPFDAVLGLPDAFSRRIARNTQSLLLEESSLGRVLDPAGGSWYVESLTDELAHAAWEVFTGVERAGGIAAALASGQVERDLATVWEQRKANLAHRRDPLTGVSEFPNLTEKLPIRTPSPAPRSGGLPRVRYAQDFEALRDAADAAPQRPAVFLATLGPLAAYTARATFAANLFQAGGIETIPAGPDLGPAELAGAFRASGATVAVLCSTDKIYATDGETAAAALQDAGATRIWLAGRNGTLPNVENYVFSGCDAVGVLTTTLDDLGVAR